The Candidatus Auribacterota bacterium genomic sequence GGACTCCCCAGCCCGTATCACAGTTCTACCCGTCGATATCTGCTCGACAGTGGAATGCCTCAGCAATCTCTAACGTTGAGCCGGGGCATGAACACTCTCTGCTGCATCGTCCTACTGATGTCTACATTATGTAAACTGGTAATGGTTCTGTCACTCCTGCGTAAGCCAGCCTATGCCGAAGCGGTCGCCGACGCTCCAGAGCTTTAGCGACGGGGCGCTTCGCGCAGGCAGGCAGGAGTCCAGCTACTATTCTGGATGCCTGCTTCCGCAGGCATGACACGCATGACAATTAGGCCGTTCGGTTAAGAATCAAATGCAGCAGAGTTTCGAGGACACCGTACTGGCAATCCCCCTAATTGACCACCACCGCCTTCTTTGAGAGCAGGATCACATAGGGGGTGGTGGGCCCAACCTCGGCAAGACTCCTCACGGGAGGCTTCTTGCCGGCCTGCACGGTTGCGGCATAGAAGGTCACGGTGCTCCCGCACATCGAATACGGAATGGTGACCCGCGGTCGAAAGGTCATGGCGAACGGGGCCGGATACCAAGGAATGTCTGTACAGATCGGCCTGATTCCCGCCTTTACCGAACCGTTCGGGAAAATGGTGTAGGGGCCATACGGCGTATTGGCGAGGATGTAGAAATCGAATGGCTGGATTATCTCCTGTCCCAGTGAGAAGTTCAGCGTGAAGCACTGGCCTGCCGTCAGCGCGCTCGGCTCGATACTGATCGGCGGAGGCGGCACAGGGGTTGGCGTGGGGGTAGCCATCGCCTGCGCTCCTGAGAGGTATGCCACCTCGCACGCGACGCGGGCGGCATTGTAGCTGATCCTCATGTAGCCGCTCTCTCCCCAGTCGGTTCCCCATGAATTCCTGAGTATCCAGTAACCCCCATCCGCGTCATTCCAGCCCACGAGCGATATCTCATGGTCTGTATCCGTGTAGTAACATGGATCGGCCGCACAGGAGGTGAGGGAATCATTGTAAATACCGATCGAGTATGCATCAAATCCCGAGCTCGTTTGCACCGCTGCATCAACCACGCCGTACGTCATTATCGCTGTTTTTATCGCATCAATATTGCCGCAGGGGACTCTGTACCAGGACGAGAAACGCGCGACCGGGTCATTCCAATGAGTACACGAGCCGGGGTTGGTTATCGTGTACG encodes the following:
- a CDS encoding C1 family peptidase — protein: MRCLTKYACTLAALFILSALLTVAWAERKILEFKGDDSLEVIRAKITHNGYNFKVGHNWVFDMPPEMKREFFSRHPSRFPAMVSDEIGPLEKHLGKVALPASFDWKNYNGHSYIGPIRDQGNCGSCYAFGACAAAEGVYNFAFDLYDASCVDFSESFIIWCLGSLPDYTDHFYGCTGSDFDYMELQALTVQGVCSESSFPYTITNPGSCTHWNDPVARFSSWYRVPCGNIDAIKTAIMTYGVVDAAVQTSSGFDAYSIGIYNDSLTSCAADPCYYTDTDHEISLVGWNDADGGYWILRNSWGTDWGESGYMRISYNAARVACEVAYLSGAQAMATPTPTPVPPPPISIEPSALTAGQCFTLNFSLGQEIIQPFDFYILANTPYGPYTIFPNGSVKAGIRPICTDIPWYPAPFAMTFRPRVTIPYSMCGSTVTFYAATVQAGKKPPVRSLAEVGPTTPYVILLSKKAVVVN